One stretch of Amycolatopsis tolypomycina DNA includes these proteins:
- a CDS encoding FAD binding domain-containing protein, which translates to MEFLRPATLAEALALKAERPDAVPIAGGTDVMVELNFDHRRPAALLDLTRVPELAQWWSTSDGTVRLGAGVPYSRVIAELGESVPALAMAARTVGSPQIRNRGTVGGNLGAASPAGDTHPVLLALDARVEVASVRGTRILRAEDFYVGVKRHALAPDELITAVHLPGHAGPQQFAKVGTRNAMVIAVCSFALSLRQGEVGAAIGSAAPTPRRAREAEAFLAAELPWTSPEPLPDSLKRRFGDLVGAAARPIDDVRGSAAYRKHALGVLARRTLTWAWDEHRTGERACA; encoded by the coding sequence GTGGAGTTCCTGCGTCCCGCGACGCTCGCCGAGGCGCTGGCCCTCAAGGCCGAGCGGCCGGACGCGGTGCCGATCGCCGGCGGCACCGACGTCATGGTCGAGCTCAACTTCGACCACCGGCGCCCGGCAGCCCTCCTCGACCTGACCCGGGTCCCCGAGCTGGCGCAGTGGTGGTCCACATCGGACGGCACGGTCCGGCTCGGCGCCGGCGTCCCCTACTCCCGCGTCATCGCCGAACTGGGTGAATCCGTCCCCGCGCTGGCCATGGCCGCCCGCACGGTCGGGTCGCCGCAGATCCGCAACCGCGGCACGGTCGGCGGCAACCTCGGCGCCGCCTCGCCCGCCGGCGACACCCACCCGGTGCTGCTCGCCCTGGACGCGCGGGTCGAGGTCGCGTCCGTCCGGGGGACCCGGATCCTCCGCGCGGAGGATTTCTACGTCGGCGTGAAACGGCACGCGCTGGCCCCGGACGAGCTGATCACCGCCGTCCACCTGCCCGGCCACGCCGGGCCGCAGCAGTTCGCCAAGGTCGGGACGCGCAACGCGATGGTCATCGCGGTCTGCTCCTTCGCGCTGTCGCTCCGGCAGGGCGAGGTCGGCGCGGCGATCGGCTCCGCCGCCCCGACCCCGCGCCGCGCCCGGGAGGCCGAGGCCTTCCTGGCCGCCGAGCTGCCCTGGACGTCACCCGAACCGCTGCCGGACTCGCTGAAACGCCGCTTCGGCGACCTGGTCGGCGCCGCCGCCCGGCCGATCGACGACGTCCGCGGCAGCGCCGCGTATCGGAAGCACGCGCTGGGGGTACTCGCGCGGCGTACGTTGACCTGGGCCTGGGACGAACACCGGACGGGGGAGCGCGCATGCGCCTGA
- a CDS encoding (2Fe-2S)-binding protein has protein sequence MRLNVTINGEQRQADDVWEGESLLYVLRERLGLPGSKNACEQGECGSCTVYLDDVPVCACLVAAGQAEGRVVRTVEGLADGDALDPVQQSFVDAGAVQCGFCTPGLVVAAHDLLNRVPDPSDEEIREALAGNLCRCTGYEKILDAVRAAAKGGVA, from the coding sequence ATGCGCCTGAATGTCACGATCAACGGCGAGCAGCGCCAGGCGGACGACGTCTGGGAAGGCGAAAGCCTGCTGTACGTGCTGCGGGAACGGCTCGGCCTCCCGGGCTCCAAGAACGCCTGTGAGCAGGGCGAATGCGGCTCCTGCACGGTCTACCTCGACGACGTCCCGGTGTGCGCCTGCCTGGTCGCGGCCGGGCAGGCCGAGGGCCGCGTGGTCCGCACGGTCGAGGGCCTCGCCGACGGCGACGCGCTCGACCCGGTCCAGCAGTCCTTTGTGGACGCGGGGGCCGTGCAGTGCGGCTTCTGCACCCCCGGCCTGGTCGTCGCCGCGCACGACCTGCTGAACCGCGTCCCCGATCCGAGTGACGAGGAGATCCGCGAAGCGCTGGCCGGCAACCTCTGCCGCTGCACCGGCTACGAGAAGATCCTCGACGCGGTGCGTGCCGCGGCCAAGGGAGGTGTGGCGTGA
- a CDS encoding 8-oxoguanine deaminase encodes MRTLIANAAIATVSGPEHKSGHVVVENDRIAEVGEGVYTGEFDERVEAEGCLVTPGLINTHHHLYQWATRGMAADHTLFEWLVALYPVWSRLDDEITHAAGTAGMARLALTGCTTVADHHYVFPRDGGDQVAALAAARQRVGVRLHVVRGSMDRGESDGGLPPDNLVETTEGALTGTEAAIDRFHDDSPAAHLQIAAGPCSPFSVTERLMSGAAELARRKGVRLHTHLAETVDEERQCLAEVGCTPAEYADKLGWLADDVWLAHTIHLAPEAIRRFGATGTGSAHCPTSNGRIGAGIAPVRDLLDAGVAVGLGADGAASNESGGLGEELHQSLLQARQRCGPRGLTTREALWMGTMGGARCLGRAADLGSLEPGKLADLAVWDLTGLNYAGITDPVAALVLGTTPPLRRLFVGGKAVVEDGTLREADESAIARELAAASARLRESR; translated from the coding sequence GTGAGGACGCTCATCGCGAACGCGGCGATCGCCACCGTCAGCGGTCCCGAACACAAGTCCGGGCACGTCGTCGTCGAGAACGACCGGATCGCCGAAGTCGGCGAAGGCGTCTACACCGGCGAGTTCGACGAGCGCGTCGAGGCCGAAGGCTGCCTGGTCACGCCCGGCCTGATCAACACCCACCACCACCTCTACCAGTGGGCGACCCGCGGGATGGCGGCCGACCACACGCTCTTCGAGTGGCTGGTCGCGCTCTACCCGGTCTGGAGCCGCCTCGACGACGAGATCACGCACGCCGCGGGCACCGCCGGGATGGCGCGGCTGGCGCTGACCGGCTGCACCACCGTCGCCGACCACCACTACGTCTTCCCGCGCGACGGCGGCGACCAGGTCGCGGCGCTGGCCGCGGCCCGCCAGCGCGTCGGCGTCCGGCTGCACGTCGTGCGCGGGTCGATGGACCGCGGCGAATCCGACGGCGGCCTCCCGCCGGACAACCTCGTCGAGACGACCGAGGGCGCGCTGACCGGCACCGAAGCGGCCATCGACCGCTTCCACGACGACTCCCCGGCCGCCCACCTGCAGATCGCGGCGGGGCCCTGCTCGCCGTTCTCGGTCACCGAGCGGCTGATGTCCGGCGCGGCCGAGCTGGCCCGCCGCAAGGGCGTCCGGCTGCACACGCACCTCGCGGAGACCGTCGACGAGGAGCGCCAGTGCCTCGCCGAGGTCGGCTGCACGCCCGCCGAGTACGCCGACAAGCTGGGCTGGCTCGCCGACGACGTCTGGCTCGCGCACACCATCCACCTCGCGCCCGAGGCGATCCGCCGGTTCGGCGCGACCGGCACCGGGTCGGCGCACTGCCCGACGTCCAACGGCCGCATCGGCGCCGGCATCGCGCCCGTCCGCGACCTGCTCGACGCCGGGGTCGCGGTCGGCCTGGGCGCCGACGGCGCCGCGTCCAACGAGTCCGGCGGCCTCGGCGAGGAGCTCCACCAGTCGCTCCTGCAGGCCCGCCAGCGCTGCGGGCCCCGCGGCCTGACCACGCGGGAAGCGCTGTGGATGGGCACGATGGGCGGCGCCCGCTGCCTCGGCCGCGCGGCCGACCTCGGCTCGCTCGAGCCGGGGAAGCTCGCCGACCTCGCCGTCTGGGACCTGACCGGGCTCAACTACGCCGGCATCACCGACCCGGTCGCGGCGCTGGTGCTCGGCACCACCCCGCCCCTGCGCCGCCTGTTCGTCGGCGGCAAGGCCGTCGTCGAGGACGGCACCCTGCGCGAAGCCGACGAGTCCGCGATCGCCCGCGAGCTGGCCGCCGCGAGCGCCCGGCTGAGGGAGAGCAGATGA
- the pucD gene encoding xanthine dehydrogenase subunit D, giving the protein MTTSVTSQTANGIGTSPRRPDGTVKVRGEFAYSSDLWHEDMVWGVTLRSPHPYARITGIDIAEALAVPGVHAVLTHEDVPGVNRYGLEHADQPVLASDVVRYQGEPVALVAADHPETARRAMKRIKVTYEELEPVTDSEAAVAGEGPSLHSGGNVVRHVKIRRGPQDLDADVVVSGVYEVGMQDQAFLGPESGLAVPDTEGGVDLYVATQWLHVDQQQIVAALGLPVEKVRLTLGGVGGAFGGREDLSMQVHACLLALHTGKPVKMVYNREESFYGHVHRHPAKMYYEHGATRDGRLVYVKTRLYLDGGAYASSTGAVVANAATLGVGPYKVDSVSVDCWGTYTNNPPCGAMRGFGAVQAAFGYESQMDKLAAACGLDPVDIRVRNAMSEGDLMPTGQVVDAEAPVAELLSRVREMPLPPERPFDLRHMPGGVSNTTHGEGVVRGVGYAVGIKNVCFSEGFDDYSTARVRLQVVGGEPAATVHTAACEVGQGLVTVMQQIVRTELGVDRVTVLPMDTSIGNGGSTSASRQTYVTGGAVQAACVAVRARLLSRFDQRVRVVGGKVVAADGQVVADLVDVLGDDVHDETVEWRHRPTSALDPETGQGTAHVQYAFAAHRAVVDVDTELGLVKVVALDCAQDVGKAVNPQAVLGQIQGGSAQGLGLAVMEEIQTSGGKIRNPSFTDYLIPTVLDMPPMTIDVLERPDPHAPYGLRGVGEPPTISSTPAIVAAIRAATGLALTRVPVRPEHLTGT; this is encoded by the coding sequence ATGACGACGTCCGTCACCTCGCAGACCGCCAACGGCATCGGGACCTCGCCGCGGCGGCCCGACGGCACGGTGAAGGTGCGCGGCGAGTTCGCCTACTCCTCGGACCTGTGGCACGAGGACATGGTGTGGGGCGTGACGCTGCGCAGCCCGCACCCGTACGCGCGGATCACCGGCATCGACATCGCGGAAGCCCTCGCCGTGCCCGGCGTCCACGCGGTGCTGACGCACGAGGACGTCCCCGGCGTCAACCGGTACGGCCTCGAGCACGCCGACCAGCCGGTGCTCGCCTCTGACGTCGTGCGCTACCAGGGCGAGCCGGTGGCGCTGGTCGCCGCCGACCACCCGGAGACCGCGCGCCGCGCGATGAAGCGAATCAAGGTCACCTACGAAGAGCTGGAGCCGGTGACGGACTCCGAAGCGGCCGTCGCGGGCGAAGGGCCTTCGCTGCACTCCGGTGGCAACGTCGTGCGGCACGTGAAGATCCGCCGCGGCCCGCAGGACCTCGACGCCGACGTCGTCGTCTCCGGTGTCTACGAAGTCGGTATGCAGGACCAGGCGTTCCTCGGGCCGGAGTCCGGGCTCGCCGTGCCGGACACCGAAGGCGGCGTCGACCTGTACGTCGCCACGCAGTGGCTGCACGTCGACCAGCAGCAGATCGTCGCCGCGCTGGGCCTGCCGGTCGAGAAGGTGCGGCTGACGCTCGGCGGCGTCGGCGGGGCGTTCGGCGGCCGCGAAGACCTGTCGATGCAGGTGCACGCCTGCCTGCTGGCGCTGCACACCGGCAAGCCGGTGAAGATGGTCTACAACCGCGAAGAGTCCTTCTACGGACACGTCCACCGCCACCCGGCGAAGATGTACTACGAGCACGGCGCCACCCGCGACGGCCGGCTCGTGTACGTGAAGACGCGCCTGTACCTCGACGGCGGCGCGTACGCGTCCTCGACGGGCGCGGTGGTCGCGAACGCGGCGACACTCGGCGTCGGACCGTACAAAGTGGACAGTGTCTCGGTGGACTGCTGGGGCACGTACACCAACAACCCGCCGTGCGGCGCGATGCGCGGCTTCGGCGCGGTGCAGGCGGCCTTCGGCTACGAGTCGCAGATGGACAAGCTGGCAGCCGCCTGTGGACTGGATCCCGTCGACATCCGCGTCCGCAACGCGATGAGCGAGGGCGACCTGATGCCCACCGGCCAGGTCGTCGACGCGGAAGCGCCGGTCGCGGAGCTGCTTTCCCGGGTGCGGGAGATGCCGCTGCCCCCGGAGCGGCCCTTCGACCTGCGGCACATGCCGGGCGGGGTGTCGAACACGACGCACGGCGAGGGCGTCGTCCGCGGCGTCGGGTACGCCGTCGGGATCAAGAACGTCTGCTTCTCCGAAGGCTTCGACGACTACTCGACGGCCCGCGTGCGCCTGCAGGTGGTCGGCGGCGAGCCGGCCGCGACCGTGCACACCGCGGCCTGCGAGGTCGGCCAGGGCCTGGTGACGGTCATGCAGCAGATCGTCCGCACCGAACTCGGCGTCGACCGGGTGACGGTGCTGCCGATGGACACCTCGATCGGCAACGGCGGCTCGACGTCGGCGTCCCGCCAGACGTACGTCACCGGCGGCGCGGTGCAGGCCGCCTGCGTGGCGGTGCGCGCGCGGCTGCTGTCCCGCTTCGACCAGCGGGTGCGGGTGGTCGGCGGCAAGGTCGTCGCGGCCGACGGCCAGGTGGTCGCGGACCTGGTGGACGTCCTCGGCGACGACGTCCACGACGAGACGGTGGAGTGGCGGCACCGCCCGACGTCCGCGCTGGACCCGGAAACCGGCCAGGGCACCGCGCACGTGCAGTATGCGTTCGCCGCGCACCGGGCGGTCGTGGACGTCGACACCGAGCTGGGCCTGGTCAAGGTGGTCGCGCTGGACTGCGCCCAGGACGTCGGCAAGGCAGTGAACCCCCAGGCCGTGCTGGGCCAGATCCAGGGCGGCTCGGCGCAGGGGCTCGGGCTCGCGGTGATGGAGGAGATCCAGACGTCCGGCGGGAAGATCCGCAACCCGTCCTTCACCGACTACCTGATCCCGACGGTGCTGGACATGCCGCCGATGACCATCGACGTCCTGGAGCGCCCCGACCCGCACGCGCCGTACGGCCTGCGCGGGGTGGGCGAGCCACCGACGATCTCCTCGACCCCGGCGATCGTGGCGGCGATCCGGGCCGCGACCGGGCTCGCGCTCACCCGCGTCCCGGTGCGGCCGGAGCACCTCACCGGGACATGA
- a CDS encoding TetR/AcrR family transcriptional regulator: MAAGAELFRRNGYAGTGLKQIVSEANAPFGSLYHFFPGGKQQLGEEVIRTSGLAYIALFDLFITPAEDLVSGIEAFFAAGIATLEATGYVEGCPIATVALEAAATNEPLRQATADVFTAWIDAGTEKFAAFGLSAEAARTLTITAVNNLEGAFVLCRSLRDTEAMAVAGAATVEVAKTLMSR; the protein is encoded by the coding sequence ATGGCCGCCGGCGCCGAGCTGTTCCGGCGCAACGGCTACGCCGGCACCGGGCTGAAGCAGATCGTCTCCGAGGCCAACGCGCCCTTCGGGTCGCTCTACCACTTCTTCCCCGGCGGCAAGCAACAGCTCGGCGAGGAGGTCATCCGCACCTCGGGTCTGGCGTACATCGCGCTGTTCGACCTCTTCATCACACCGGCCGAAGACCTCGTCAGCGGGATCGAGGCCTTCTTCGCCGCCGGGATCGCCACGCTCGAAGCCACCGGCTACGTCGAAGGCTGCCCGATCGCGACCGTCGCCCTGGAGGCGGCCGCCACGAACGAGCCGCTGCGGCAGGCCACCGCCGACGTCTTCACCGCCTGGATCGACGCCGGGACCGAAAAGTTCGCGGCCTTCGGGCTCAGCGCGGAAGCCGCCCGGACGCTGACCATCACCGCCGTCAACAACCTCGAAGGCGCGTTCGTGCTCTGCCGGTCGCTGCGCGACACCGAAGCGATGGCCGTCGCCGGCGCCGCGACCGTCGAGGTGGCCAAGACGCTCATGTCCCGGTGA
- the pucL gene encoding factor-independent urate hydroxylase, translating to MAITLGPNQYGKAEVRLVTVRRDGPVHHLKDLTVSTSLRGELAATHLTGDNAGVLATDTQKNTVYAFAKEAPVGEIEDFGLRLARHFVGTQENITGARIKIDEHGWDRIAVGGSPHDHAFSRSGNERRTTAVTVQGGRAWVVSGIDGLTLLKSTGSEFHGFPRDQYTTLAETGDRILATAVTARWRYQGEEADWAESHREVRRVMLETFATKHSLSLQQTLYAMGAAVLEARPEVAEVRLSLPNKHHFLVDLSPFGLKNDNEVFYAADRPYGLIEGTILRDDAEDPGPAWDLH from the coding sequence GTGGCCATCACCCTGGGCCCCAACCAGTACGGCAAGGCGGAGGTCCGCCTGGTCACGGTGCGCCGCGACGGCCCGGTGCACCACCTCAAGGACCTGACGGTGTCGACGTCGCTGCGCGGCGAGCTGGCCGCGACGCACCTGACCGGCGACAACGCCGGCGTGCTGGCGACCGACACGCAGAAGAACACGGTGTACGCCTTCGCGAAGGAGGCACCGGTCGGCGAGATCGAGGACTTCGGCCTGCGCCTGGCCAGGCACTTCGTGGGCACGCAGGAGAACATCACGGGCGCCCGGATCAAGATCGACGAGCACGGCTGGGACCGGATCGCGGTCGGTGGTTCGCCGCACGACCACGCGTTCAGCCGCTCCGGCAACGAGCGGCGCACGACCGCGGTGACGGTGCAGGGCGGCCGCGCGTGGGTGGTGTCCGGCATCGACGGCCTGACGCTGCTCAAGTCGACCGGCTCGGAGTTCCACGGCTTCCCCCGCGACCAGTACACGACGCTCGCCGAGACCGGCGACCGCATCCTGGCCACGGCCGTCACGGCCCGGTGGCGCTACCAGGGCGAGGAAGCCGACTGGGCGGAATCACACCGCGAAGTCCGGCGGGTGATGCTGGAGACGTTCGCGACGAAGCACAGCCTTTCGCTGCAGCAGACGCTGTACGCGATGGGCGCGGCGGTGCTGGAGGCCCGCCCGGAGGTGGCCGAGGTTCGGCTGTCGCTGCCGAACAAGCACCACTTCCTGGTGGACCTGAGCCCGTTCGGGCTGAAGAACGACAACGAGGTGTTCTACGCGGCGGACCGGCCGTACGGGTTGATCGAGGGCACCATCCTGCGCGACGACGCCGAGGACCCGGGCCCGGCCTGGGACCTCCACTGA
- the uraH gene encoding hydroxyisourate hydrolase, translated as MSLVTTHVLDTAAGRPAAGIAVRFETAEGELIAEGRTDADGRIRDLGPETLAPGSYRLVFDTGAYLGPAAFFPEVALTFRISDPAAHHHVPLLLSPFAYSTYRGS; from the coding sequence GTGAGCCTCGTGACGACCCACGTCCTCGACACGGCGGCCGGGCGCCCCGCCGCGGGGATCGCCGTCCGGTTCGAGACCGCCGAGGGCGAGCTGATCGCCGAGGGCCGCACCGACGCCGACGGCCGCATCCGCGACCTCGGCCCGGAAACCCTTGCCCCTGGCAGCTACCGCCTGGTCTTCGACACCGGCGCCTACCTGGGCCCGGCCGCGTTCTTCCCGGAGGTCGCGCTGACGTTCCGGATCTCCGACCCCGCGGCGCACCACCACGTGCCGCTCCTGCTCAGCCCGTTCGCCTATTCGACCTACCGAGGGAGCTGA
- the uraD gene encoding 2-oxo-4-hydroxy-4-carboxy-5-ureidoimidazoline decarboxylase, which yields MLLTEFNTTDVRPLLTECLAVPRWVDAVLAGRPYADLDALKAAADLPLNSDEIRQAMAAHPRIGEKPAGGFARSEQSGVDNPDAFAAANAEYEAKFGHVYLVCAGGRSGDELLKILRERLHNDPATELAVAGRELLKIASLRLTKAVAA from the coding sequence GTGCTGCTCACCGAGTTCAACACCACCGACGTCCGGCCGCTGCTGACGGAGTGCCTCGCCGTGCCCCGGTGGGTCGACGCCGTGCTCGCCGGGCGCCCGTACGCCGATCTCGACGCGCTGAAAGCCGCCGCCGACCTGCCGCTGAACAGCGACGAGATCCGGCAGGCGATGGCCGCGCACCCGCGGATCGGAGAGAAACCCGCGGGCGGCTTCGCGCGTTCCGAACAGTCCGGTGTGGACAATCCGGACGCGTTCGCCGCGGCGAACGCCGAGTACGAAGCCAAGTTCGGCCACGTCTACCTCGTCTGCGCCGGCGGCCGCAGCGGCGACGAGCTGCTGAAGATCCTCCGCGAACGGCTGCACAACGACCCGGCGACCGAACTGGCCGTCGCCGGCCGGGAGCTGCTGAAGATCGCCTCGTTGCGGCTGACCAAGGCGGTGGCGGCGTGA
- a CDS encoding helix-turn-helix domain-containing protein yields MRLEAEFTSEPFHGEGSPPEHAVAARDAAAEAGLDTDFGPLGTLARGDAKELLEALPAIAKAALDGGATRVTLQLRRADDPGSAPVVELNDALARLIADVERELGARLGELDRAGKQRAVRLLRERGAFGLRKSVSSVADALGVTRFTVYNYLNREAD; encoded by the coding sequence GTGCGGCTAGAAGCGGAGTTCACCAGCGAACCGTTCCACGGCGAAGGTTCGCCGCCCGAACACGCCGTCGCCGCCAGGGACGCCGCCGCGGAAGCCGGGCTGGACACCGATTTCGGCCCGCTCGGCACCCTCGCCCGCGGCGACGCGAAGGAGCTGCTCGAAGCCCTCCCGGCCATCGCGAAGGCGGCGCTGGACGGTGGCGCCACGCGGGTCACGCTGCAGCTGCGCCGGGCCGACGACCCGGGCAGCGCGCCCGTCGTCGAGCTCAACGACGCCCTGGCCCGGCTGATCGCCGACGTCGAACGGGAACTGGGCGCCAGACTGGGCGAACTCGACCGCGCGGGCAAGCAGCGCGCGGTGCGGCTGCTGCGCGAACGCGGCGCCTTCGGCCTGCGGAAATCCGTCTCGTCGGTGGCCGACGCGCTGGGCGTCACGCGGTTCACCGTCTACAACTACCTCAACCGGGAAGCCGACTGA
- the allB gene encoding allantoinase AllB — protein MDLVVRAARAVTPEGEVPATVGVDGGRIVAVEPAGTALAGDRVLDLGDDVVLLPGLVDTHVHVNDPGRAEWEGFETATRAAAAGGVTTIVDMPLNSLPPTVDVAALEVKRKAAAGRVHVDVGFWGGAIPGNVGDLRGLHDAGVFGFKCFLLHSGVDEFPPLDPAGLDEALRELSSFDALMIVHAEDAHEIDDAPEPHGGRYVDFLQSRPREAENLAISQVIDAARRHSARAHILHLSSSDALPLIASARRDGVRLSAETCPHYLSFVAEEIRDGATQFKCCPPIREAANRELLWQGLADGVIATIVSDHSPCTPELKRFDSGDFGQAWGGISSLQLGLPAIWTQARQRGFALPDVVRWMAERPAAQAGMRRKGHLAVGYDADFCVFAPDEAFVVDVAKLKHRNPVSAYDRRPLAGVVRSTWLRGTEITGDEPRGALLTRGNC, from the coding sequence ATGGATCTTGTGGTGCGCGCCGCCCGGGCCGTGACGCCCGAGGGCGAGGTCCCGGCGACCGTCGGCGTCGACGGCGGCCGGATCGTCGCGGTCGAGCCCGCCGGCACGGCGCTGGCCGGCGACCGCGTCCTCGACCTCGGCGACGACGTCGTGCTGCTGCCCGGACTGGTCGACACGCACGTTCACGTCAACGACCCCGGCCGCGCCGAGTGGGAAGGCTTCGAGACGGCGACCCGCGCGGCCGCGGCGGGCGGGGTGACCACGATCGTGGACATGCCGCTGAACAGCCTGCCGCCGACCGTCGACGTCGCGGCCCTGGAGGTCAAGCGCAAGGCGGCGGCCGGCCGGGTGCACGTCGACGTCGGGTTCTGGGGCGGCGCGATCCCGGGCAACGTCGGCGACCTGCGGGGCCTGCACGACGCCGGGGTGTTCGGCTTCAAGTGCTTCCTGCTGCACTCCGGCGTCGACGAGTTCCCGCCGCTCGACCCGGCCGGGCTCGACGAAGCGTTGCGGGAGCTGAGTTCCTTCGACGCGCTGATGATCGTCCACGCCGAAGACGCGCACGAGATCGACGACGCACCCGAACCACACGGCGGTCGCTATGTCGACTTTCTGCAGTCGCGGCCGCGCGAAGCCGAGAACCTCGCGATCTCGCAGGTGATCGACGCGGCCCGGCGCCACTCCGCGCGGGCGCACATCCTGCACCTGTCCTCTTCGGACGCTTTGCCGCTGATCGCGTCGGCGCGGCGTGACGGCGTCCGGCTGTCGGCGGAGACCTGCCCGCACTACCTCAGCTTCGTCGCCGAGGAGATCCGCGACGGCGCCACGCAGTTCAAGTGCTGCCCGCCGATCCGCGAGGCGGCCAACCGCGAGCTGCTCTGGCAGGGCCTCGCCGACGGCGTGATCGCCACGATCGTCAGCGACCACTCGCCGTGCACGCCGGAGCTGAAACGCTTCGACAGCGGCGACTTCGGCCAGGCGTGGGGCGGGATCTCCAGCCTGCAGCTGGGGCTGCCGGCGATCTGGACGCAGGCGCGGCAACGCGGGTTCGCGCTCCCCGACGTCGTCCGGTGGATGGCCGAGCGCCCGGCCGCGCAGGCCGGGATGCGCCGCAAGGGCCACCTCGCGGTGGGCTACGACGCCGACTTCTGCGTGTTCGCGCCGGACGAGGCGTTCGTGGTCGACGTCGCGAAACTGAAGCACCGCAACCCGGTCAGCGCCTACGACCGGCGGCCGCTCGCCGGCGTCGTGCGCTCGACCTGGCTGCGGGGCACCGAAATCACCGGCGACGAGCCGCGCGGCGCGCTGCTCACCCGGGGCAACTGCTGA
- the alc gene encoding allantoicase has protein sequence MSDRPEWTELPDLASRRFGGTVMWATDELFAEKENLVNPWVPAHRAETFGPKGQVYDGWETRRHREPGDDQAIVRLGLAGTVTGVIVDTAFFKGNYPPFVSVEATSLPGYPSAAEVAAAEWDVLVDRAPASGHTENFYAVNGSRRYTHVRLTQHPDGGVARLRVHGAPIPDPALLDLDALDLAALENGAIVTGCSNRFYSSPNNILSPGLAAHQAEGWETARRRDDGNDWVTLRLAGAGIVRFVELDTSNLKGNAPGWASVSGRETYGEWVPLLPKTRLQPDTRHRFALPDGPEVSEARLDIYPDGGLARLRLFGRLTEAGRTNLKARFDKTR, from the coding sequence GTGTCCGACCGTCCGGAGTGGACAGAACTGCCCGACCTCGCCTCCCGCCGCTTCGGCGGCACGGTGATGTGGGCGACCGACGAGCTGTTCGCCGAGAAGGAGAACCTGGTCAACCCGTGGGTGCCGGCGCACCGCGCGGAGACGTTCGGCCCGAAGGGCCAGGTCTACGACGGCTGGGAGACCCGCCGCCACCGCGAACCGGGCGACGACCAGGCCATCGTCCGGCTCGGCCTGGCCGGTACGGTCACCGGCGTCATCGTCGACACGGCGTTCTTCAAGGGCAACTACCCGCCGTTCGTCTCGGTCGAAGCGACGTCGCTTCCGGGCTACCCGTCGGCGGCGGAGGTGGCCGCGGCGGAGTGGGACGTCCTGGTCGACCGCGCCCCGGCGTCAGGCCACACGGAGAACTTCTACGCGGTCAACGGCTCGCGGCGCTACACGCACGTCCGGCTGACGCAGCACCCGGACGGGGGAGTGGCGCGCCTGCGCGTCCACGGCGCGCCGATCCCGGACCCGGCCCTGCTCGACCTGGACGCCCTCGACCTGGCGGCGCTGGAGAACGGCGCGATCGTCACGGGCTGCAGCAACCGGTTCTATTCGTCGCCGAACAACATCCTGTCGCCGGGCCTGGCTGCCCACCAGGCGGAGGGCTGGGAGACGGCCCGCCGTCGCGACGACGGCAACGACTGGGTGACGCTGCGGCTGGCGGGCGCCGGGATCGTCCGGTTCGTCGAGCTGGACACGAGCAACCTGAAGGGGAACGCGCCGGGCTGGGCGTCGGTGAGCGGCCGGGAGACGTACGGCGAGTGGGTTCCGCTGCTGCCGAAGACGCGGCTGCAGCCGGACACGCGCCACCGGTTCGCGCTCCCGGACGGCCCGGAGGTGTCGGAGGCCCGCCTCGACATCTACCCGGACGGCGGCCTGGCACGGCTGCGGTTGTTCGGCCGGCTCACCGAAGCGGGCCGGACGAACCTGAAGGCCCGGTTCGACAAGACGCGCTAG